One Rhinolophus sinicus isolate RSC01 linkage group LG06, ASM3656204v1, whole genome shotgun sequence DNA window includes the following coding sequences:
- the GUCA2A gene encoding guanylin, translating to MNTFLLATLCLLGTWAALAEGVTVQDGKFSFPLESVKKLKDLQQFQEPRIWSHRKFGGPMVPTLCRHSKFPGELKPLCKEPNAHEILQRLQAIAEDPNTCELCAYAACAGC from the exons ATGAACACCTTCCTGCTCGCCACACTGTGCCTCCTGGGGACCTGGGCAGCCCTGGCAGAGGGCGTCACTGTGCAG GATGGGAAGTTCTCCTTTCCTCTGGAGTCAGTGAAGAAGCTCAAGGACCTCCAGCAGTTCCAGGAACCCCGAATTTGGAGTCACAGGAAGTTTGGTGGACCCATGGTTCCCACCCTCTGCAGACATTCTAAGTTTCCGGGAGAACTCAAGCCTCTCTGCAAGGAGCCCAACGCCCACGAGATCCTCCAGAGGCTGC AGGCCATCGCTGAGGACCCAAACACCTGTGAGCTCTGTGCGTATGCCGCCTGTGCAGGATGCTAG